The following proteins come from a genomic window of Edaphobacter sp. 4G125:
- a CDS encoding glutamine synthetase family protein — MSEFRDFLELSYSELEDLNLQAKEQRKKRVAADVIQEERLKYLTDERRIKAVTVLFSDLEGRLHMLDYDKKFLVKSYDNLTFDGSSIRGFTAQRESDLRLGIDWSAFYWAPADVFGPGKVLVFGEVIDKNGGTYSADIRGVLKKFSEQLYAEQGYTLNAANEIEGFLFEGVDAERKFHETGLFEYVNKGGYYHSLPGDPLREFIDTTAEVQRAMGFENEKDHPEVAPSQFEINYTYGDVVTAADQIQLYKLICRQIANQMGMTASFLPKPVTGVNGSGMHTNVSITKGGKNLFWDPKGEEKISKMAWQFTDRILTHGNDLCLLLNASVNAYRRLDPHFEAPNQIKASATDRGSMVRIPIGNEKSARVEVRSVGPDANPYMVLYSIFKTGLHGETAKIKNLRQAERYLPDNIYTAIENFRGADWNKKLLGADVAGRYADLKQASADRCPRLLGSIVKAPEVQFHHDVYNQLLWNIF; from the coding sequence TTGAGCGAATTTCGTGATTTTCTGGAGCTTTCCTACTCTGAACTTGAGGATTTGAATCTTCAGGCCAAGGAGCAGCGCAAGAAGCGCGTTGCTGCCGATGTGATTCAGGAGGAGCGTCTCAAGTACCTGACCGACGAGCGCCGCATTAAGGCCGTAACGGTGTTGTTCAGCGACCTCGAAGGCCGGCTGCATATGCTGGACTACGACAAGAAGTTCCTGGTCAAGAGCTACGACAATCTTACGTTTGACGGTTCTTCGATCCGCGGCTTTACGGCGCAGCGTGAGAGCGACCTTCGTCTCGGCATCGATTGGAGTGCGTTCTACTGGGCTCCTGCAGACGTCTTCGGGCCGGGTAAGGTGCTGGTCTTCGGCGAAGTCATCGACAAGAATGGCGGAACGTACAGCGCCGATATCCGCGGCGTGCTGAAGAAGTTCTCGGAACAGTTGTATGCCGAGCAGGGATACACCCTGAATGCAGCGAACGAGATTGAAGGCTTCCTGTTTGAGGGTGTCGATGCGGAGCGCAAGTTCCACGAGACGGGACTCTTCGAATACGTCAACAAGGGTGGCTACTACCACTCTCTGCCTGGCGATCCTCTACGTGAGTTCATCGATACGACGGCCGAAGTGCAGCGCGCGATGGGCTTTGAGAACGAAAAAGACCATCCTGAGGTTGCGCCTTCGCAGTTCGAGATCAACTACACCTACGGCGACGTGGTTACTGCTGCCGACCAGATCCAGCTCTACAAACTGATTTGCCGCCAGATCGCGAACCAGATGGGTATGACGGCCAGCTTCCTGCCGAAGCCTGTTACCGGAGTGAATGGATCGGGCATGCACACTAATGTCTCGATCACCAAGGGGGGCAAGAACCTGTTCTGGGACCCCAAGGGCGAGGAGAAGATCTCGAAGATGGCATGGCAGTTTACGGATCGCATCCTGACGCACGGCAATGATCTCTGCCTGCTGCTGAATGCAAGCGTGAATGCGTACCGTCGTCTCGATCCGCACTTTGAGGCACCGAACCAGATCAAGGCTTCGGCGACGGACCGTGGCTCGATGGTTCGTATCCCCATCGGTAATGAGAAGTCAGCTCGCGTCGAGGTACGTTCGGTTGGACCAGATGCGAACCCCTACATGGTGCTGTACTCGATCTTTAAGACAGGTCTCCATGGCGAAACGGCGAAGATCAAGAATCTGCGCCAGGCGGAGCGTTATCTGCCAGACAACATCTATACCGCGATCGAGAACTTCCGTGGTGCGGATTGGAACAAGAAGCTGTTGGGTGCTGATGTCGCTGGACGCTATGCGGACCTGAAGCAGGCTTCGGCAGATCGTTGCCCGCGCCTGCTGGGAAGCATCGTGAAGGCGCCGGAGGTTCAGTTCCATCACGATGTCTACAACCAGCTCCTGTGGAACATCTTCTAA
- a CDS encoding SIMPL domain-containing protein has protein sequence MEATRDNPWLVPTAVLGGFLFLGLVLGGWLLGKEIKETRLADRYVTVKGLVERTVKSDSAIWPVTFKETGNDLQQVYAKSEEDRAAVLKFFTAQGIATQEISVGQIQVTDKQANEYGGNNQGGPRYIVQQTVTVSSNDVDKISKAGQKTAQLLQAGIIVIGGYGQGIRYVFNGLNALKPDMITEATKNARASADRFAADSGSQVGSIRSANQGVFSISAADAGSGVGPGEEGGAATSPDSSIMKKVRVVATVDYYLVK, from the coding sequence TTGGAAGCCACACGCGACAATCCCTGGTTGGTTCCGACAGCTGTACTGGGTGGATTTCTTTTCCTTGGCCTTGTGCTGGGCGGATGGCTGCTGGGGAAAGAGATCAAAGAGACGCGCCTTGCGGACCGTTATGTAACCGTAAAGGGGTTAGTGGAGCGCACAGTGAAGTCTGACAGTGCGATCTGGCCGGTGACCTTCAAGGAGACGGGCAACGATCTGCAGCAGGTCTATGCGAAGAGCGAAGAGGACCGTGCTGCGGTACTCAAGTTTTTTACGGCGCAGGGAATTGCCACACAGGAGATTTCGGTCGGGCAGATCCAGGTGACTGATAAGCAGGCGAATGAATACGGCGGAAATAACCAGGGTGGACCGCGATACATTGTGCAGCAGACGGTGACCGTCAGCTCGAATGATGTGGACAAGATCTCCAAAGCCGGCCAAAAGACTGCGCAGCTCCTGCAGGCGGGCATTATTGTGATTGGCGGATATGGGCAGGGGATTCGCTATGTCTTCAACGGTCTGAATGCTCTGAAGCCAGACATGATTACGGAAGCTACGAAAAATGCTCGCGCATCTGCGGATCGATTTGCGGCGGATTCCGGAAGCCAGGTAGGCTCAATTCGCTCTGCCAACCAGGGCGTGTTTTCGATCTCTGCCGCAGATGCGGGAAGCGGAGTTGGGCCGGGAGAAGAAGGCGGCGCTGCAACCAGTCCGGATTCCAGCATCATGAAGAAGGTGCGGGTTGTGGCCACCGTGGACTACTACCTGGTGAAGTAG
- a CDS encoding NADP-dependent isocitrate dehydrogenase: MQESYNGIAVPKDGAPIQYANGKYTIPDNPIIPFIEGDGTGRDIWKASQRVFDAAVEKAYGGKRSVKWFEVLAGEKAYRQTQNWLPDDTVKATVDFRVSIKGPLTTPVGGGIRSLNVALRQLMDLYQCVRPVKYYSGVPSPVKHPEKLDVVIFRENTEDIYAGIEFREGTPEAAKVLSFLNDDMLKGGKKKIRLDSGVGIKPISITGSKRLVRAAIQYALDNNRKVVTLVHKGNIQKFTEGAFREWGYEVATQEFREHTVTERESWILGNLESNPSLTVEENAALIEPGIEFAPKPFVDEVIAEVKDVLEKIGKSHGNGVWKKKILVNDRIADSIFQQIILRPDDYSVLATTNLNGDYISDAAAAQVGGLGIAPGANIGDGYAVFEATHGTAPKYADKDVINPGSVILSGVMLFDFIGWSEAARLIESSMEKTIGQKFVTYDFERGMQGATKVKTSEFATRMIENMK, encoded by the coding sequence ATGCAGGAGAGTTACAACGGGATTGCGGTGCCGAAGGACGGAGCGCCGATTCAGTATGCCAACGGAAAATACACCATTCCTGATAACCCTATTATCCCTTTTATTGAAGGCGATGGAACGGGGCGCGATATCTGGAAGGCATCGCAGCGCGTCTTTGATGCGGCGGTAGAGAAGGCCTATGGCGGCAAGCGCTCGGTGAAGTGGTTTGAGGTGCTGGCCGGAGAGAAGGCATATCGGCAGACCCAAAACTGGCTACCGGATGACACGGTTAAGGCTACAGTAGATTTTCGCGTTTCCATTAAAGGGCCACTGACCACGCCGGTGGGTGGCGGTATCCGCTCGCTGAACGTCGCTCTGCGACAGTTGATGGACCTATATCAGTGCGTTCGCCCGGTGAAGTATTACTCTGGCGTGCCGAGCCCTGTAAAGCACCCCGAGAAGCTCGATGTGGTGATCTTCCGCGAGAATACCGAAGACATCTATGCCGGAATCGAGTTTCGTGAGGGAACTCCTGAGGCGGCGAAGGTGCTTTCGTTCCTGAACGACGACATGCTGAAGGGTGGCAAGAAGAAGATCCGGTTGGATTCCGGTGTGGGAATCAAGCCGATTTCGATTACGGGATCGAAGCGATTGGTGCGCGCTGCCATCCAGTATGCGCTGGACAACAACCGTAAAGTCGTGACGCTGGTGCATAAGGGCAATATCCAGAAGTTCACTGAAGGAGCCTTCCGCGAGTGGGGATACGAAGTTGCCACGCAGGAGTTCCGTGAGCACACCGTGACCGAGCGCGAGAGCTGGATTCTCGGTAATCTCGAGTCCAATCCGAGCCTGACGGTGGAGGAGAACGCCGCTTTGATCGAGCCGGGCATCGAGTTTGCTCCCAAGCCGTTTGTCGATGAGGTGATCGCTGAAGTGAAGGACGTCCTCGAGAAGATCGGCAAGTCGCACGGTAATGGCGTGTGGAAGAAGAAGATCCTGGTGAACGATCGCATCGCCGATTCGATCTTCCAGCAGATTATTCTGCGTCCGGATGACTACAGCGTGCTGGCGACGACCAACCTGAATGGTGACTATATTTCGGATGCTGCTGCGGCGCAGGTCGGCGGCCTTGGAATCGCTCCTGGCGCAAACATCGGAGACGGTTATGCGGTGTTCGAAGCGACGCATGGCACCGCACCGAAGTATGCGGACAAGGATGTGATCAATCCGGGTTCGGTGATTCTTTCGGGAGTCATGCTGTTCGACTTCATCGGATGGAGCGAGGCGGCAAGGCTGATCGAGTCGTCGATGGAGAAGACCATCGGGCAGAAGTTCGTCACTTACGACTTCGAGCGCGGCATGCAAGGCGCAACGAAGGTGAAGACGAGTGAGTTTGCGACCCGGATGATTGAGAACATGAAGTAA
- the mdh gene encoding malate dehydrogenase produces the protein MRKKVTIVGAGNVGATAAHWIASKELADVVLIDVIDGVPQGKGLDLLEALPIEKRDVSVIGTNDYADTANSDIVVITAGIARKPGMSRDDLLNTNFGIMSDVAAKALAASPNAIFIIVSNPLDAMAQTAFKKLGLPRERVIGMAGVLDSARFRTFIAQELNVSVENVTAFVLGGHGDTMVPLSRYSTVAGIPITELIPADRLKELETRTANGGAEIVKYLKTGSAYYAPSAAAVEMVEAILKDKKKILPCAAYLEGEYGIKGLYVGVPCKLGSKGLEQIIEIKLTAEEQTALQKSADAVKELCSVIGVA, from the coding sequence ATGCGTAAGAAAGTAACGATTGTTGGCGCTGGAAATGTGGGTGCGACGGCTGCTCATTGGATTGCTTCCAAGGAGCTTGCAGATGTTGTGTTGATCGATGTGATCGATGGCGTGCCGCAGGGCAAGGGGCTCGATCTGCTGGAGGCGTTGCCGATTGAGAAGCGCGATGTCTCGGTGATTGGAACAAATGACTACGCGGATACCGCGAATTCGGACATCGTAGTCATTACGGCAGGCATTGCGCGCAAGCCGGGTATGAGCCGCGATGATTTGCTGAACACGAACTTCGGCATTATGAGCGATGTGGCGGCGAAGGCGTTGGCTGCGTCGCCGAACGCGATCTTTATCATCGTCTCGAACCCTCTGGACGCAATGGCGCAGACCGCATTCAAGAAGCTGGGTCTTCCGCGCGAGCGCGTGATTGGCATGGCGGGTGTGCTGGATTCGGCACGCTTCCGCACGTTCATTGCACAGGAGCTGAACGTTTCGGTTGAGAATGTGACGGCGTTCGTACTCGGCGGGCATGGCGACACGATGGTTCCGCTCTCACGCTACTCGACGGTGGCGGGTATTCCGATTACGGAGTTGATCCCGGCGGACCGCTTGAAGGAGCTTGAGACGCGTACGGCAAATGGCGGCGCGGAAATCGTCAAGTACCTCAAGACGGGCTCAGCTTACTATGCTCCTTCGGCTGCCGCCGTAGAGATGGTGGAGGCGATCCTGAAGGACAAGAAGAAGATTCTTCCTTGCGCTGCATATCTCGAAGGCGAGTACGGCATCAAGGGCCTCTATGTTGGTGTGCCGTGCAAACTGGGATCCAAGGGTCTGGAGCAGATCATCGAGATCAAGCTCACCGCAGAAGAGCAGACTGCGCTGCAGAAGAGCGCTGATGCGGTGAAGGAACTCTGCAGCGTGATTGGCGTAGCGTAA
- a CDS encoding peptidylprolyl isomerase: MARKPGTYATFNTSQGNIVVELFEKDAPETVANFIGLAEGTKQWESRSKKGDKLYDGTIFHRVIPEFMIQGGDPEGTGMGGPGYRFADETRGSRHGFQEPGKLAMANAGPNTNGSQFFITVAPTTWLTGKHTIFGEVVEGYDIVEKISKVARDGMDRPKTPVVLESVTIERIA; the protein is encoded by the coding sequence ATGGCACGCAAGCCAGGAACTTACGCAACCTTCAACACATCCCAGGGAAACATCGTCGTTGAGCTCTTCGAGAAGGACGCACCCGAAACCGTCGCCAACTTCATCGGTCTCGCCGAGGGTACCAAGCAGTGGGAGAGCCGCAGCAAGAAGGGCGACAAACTTTACGACGGCACGATCTTCCATCGCGTCATCCCCGAGTTCATGATCCAGGGTGGCGACCCGGAAGGCACCGGCATGGGTGGTCCCGGCTATCGCTTCGCCGACGAAACCCGCGGTTCGCGCCACGGCTTCCAGGAGCCCGGAAAACTCGCTATGGCAAATGCCGGCCCCAACACCAACGGTTCTCAGTTCTTCATCACCGTTGCCCCCACCACCTGGCTCACCGGAAAGCACACCATCTTCGGTGAAGTGGTTGAAGGCTACGATATCGTCGAGAAGATCAGCAAGGTTGCCCGCGATGGCATGGATCGACCCAAAACCCCTGTGGTTCTGGAATCCGTCACCATCGAGCGGATTGCATAA
- a CDS encoding peptidylprolyl isomerase, translated as MTLRFLALALAFSSPAWAQSSPPPTEAPQSQQSTPATGVSSQDLPDAPSTTSQAKPPVTPTGPTAVIDTTMGRLTCKLYDTQAPVTVANFIGLAEGTKDWTDPKTLQKVHGQPFYNGTTFHRVIPGFMIQGGDRLGDGRGDPGYLFKDEIDPSLTFDEPGRLAMANSGPSTNGSQFFITEAPVPHLNGKHTIFGQCDSHTVLMVATIARVQRDDNDKPVTPVVINKITIVRDGQPIPPEPAPPAAQPPAAPPQ; from the coding sequence ATGACGCTTCGTTTCCTTGCACTTGCTCTGGCCTTCAGCAGTCCGGCTTGGGCTCAGTCTTCTCCGCCTCCCACCGAGGCGCCGCAGTCTCAGCAGTCGACGCCGGCAACTGGGGTCTCTTCGCAAGACCTTCCTGACGCACCGAGCACCACCAGTCAGGCCAAGCCGCCCGTTACCCCCACCGGCCCCACCGCCGTCATCGACACCACCATGGGCCGTCTTACCTGCAAGCTATACGACACCCAGGCCCCCGTCACGGTCGCCAACTTTATCGGCCTCGCTGAAGGAACAAAGGACTGGACCGATCCCAAAACGCTCCAGAAGGTTCACGGCCAGCCCTTCTACAACGGAACCACTTTTCACCGAGTCATTCCCGGCTTCATGATCCAGGGCGGCGACCGGCTCGGCGATGGACGCGGCGATCCCGGCTACCTCTTCAAAGACGAGATCGATCCTTCCCTCACCTTTGATGAACCCGGACGCCTCGCCATGGCAAACTCCGGCCCCAGCACCAACGGCTCACAGTTTTTCATCACGGAAGCTCCGGTTCCTCACCTCAACGGCAAGCACACCATCTTCGGCCAGTGCGATTCGCATACCGTCCTCATGGTCGCCACCATCGCGCGCGTACAGCGCGACGATAACGACAAGCCTGTCACTCCAGTCGTGATCAACAAGATCACGATCGTCCGCGATGGCCAGCCTATACCCCCGGAACCTGCACCGCCTGCCGCACAGCCCCCTGCGGCGCCACCTCAGTAA
- a CDS encoding dipeptidase, translating into MHTTKPSAAAVCAFLLSTALFAQSPQAAGKKNMSSQDPLAVHDSAIVIDTHADTPQRFLDEHWNFTDPLNGGMLNYDSAKKGNLDAQFFSIWVDPGQYSARDSARRTLELIDATLEQVRRAPDKLALCTTADQIISTHQQGKFAVLMGIEGGHSIENSLGLLRDYYRLGVRYMTLTWSNTNDWADSSGDIDDPTVKHHNGLTPFGKQVVAEMNRLGMMVDISHVSDKTFWDVMEITKAPVIASHSSARALTQAPRNMTDDMLRAVAKNNGVVMVNFFPAFIDENWRTAWNASKPERQKEQDALEAEYEAKGLPVPFEASDKIDRKYAAKIGRAPFNSLIDHFDHVIKVAGIDHVGIGTDFDGIPQPPAGIDSAADLPKVTAALMARGYTAEDMHKLLGGNLLRVFRAVQAAQEKPPVIAPGQK; encoded by the coding sequence ATGCACACAACCAAACCATCCGCCGCAGCCGTCTGTGCATTCCTTCTCTCGACAGCGCTCTTTGCGCAGTCTCCCCAAGCCGCAGGAAAGAAGAACATGTCGTCTCAGGATCCTCTCGCCGTTCATGACTCTGCCATCGTCATCGATACTCACGCCGACACTCCACAGCGATTCCTCGATGAGCACTGGAACTTTACCGATCCGCTCAACGGAGGCATGCTCAACTACGACTCCGCGAAGAAGGGCAATCTCGATGCCCAGTTCTTCTCCATCTGGGTCGACCCCGGCCAGTACTCTGCGCGCGACTCAGCTCGTCGCACTCTCGAGCTGATCGACGCCACCCTCGAACAGGTTCGCCGCGCTCCCGATAAGCTCGCTCTCTGCACCACCGCCGACCAGATCATCTCCACACACCAGCAGGGCAAGTTCGCCGTGCTCATGGGAATCGAGGGCGGCCACTCCATTGAAAATTCCCTCGGTCTTCTCCGCGACTACTATCGCCTCGGCGTCCGTTACATGACGCTCACCTGGTCCAACACCAACGACTGGGCCGATTCCTCCGGCGACATCGACGACCCCACCGTCAAGCACCATAACGGCCTCACCCCTTTCGGCAAGCAGGTCGTTGCCGAAATGAACCGCCTCGGCATGATGGTCGACATCTCTCACGTCTCCGACAAGACCTTCTGGGACGTCATGGAGATCACCAAAGCTCCTGTCATCGCTTCACACTCCTCCGCTCGCGCTCTCACCCAGGCGCCACGCAACATGACAGACGATATGCTCCGCGCAGTGGCAAAGAACAACGGAGTCGTCATGGTCAACTTCTTCCCTGCCTTCATCGACGAAAACTGGCGTACCGCATGGAACGCATCCAAACCCGAGCGTCAAAAGGAACAGGACGCGCTCGAAGCCGAATACGAAGCGAAGGGCCTCCCCGTTCCCTTCGAAGCCTCCGACAAGATCGACCGTAAGTACGCCGCGAAGATCGGCCGCGCCCCTTTCAACTCCCTCATCGATCACTTCGATCACGTCATCAAGGTTGCTGGTATCGACCACGTTGGCATCGGAACCGACTTCGACGGTATTCCTCAGCCCCCTGCTGGGATCGACTCCGCCGCCGACCTGCCTAAAGTCACCGCAGCACTTATGGCACGCGGCTACACCGCTGAAGATATGCACAAACTCCTCGGCGGCAACCTGCTCCGTGTCTTCCGCGCCGTTCAGGCAGCCCAGGAAAAGCCACCTGTCATCGCTCCGGGCCAGAAATAA
- the sdhB gene encoding succinate dehydrogenase iron-sulfur subunit — translation MPTTIKVEIKRQANPNAPAVTETFEVPYRPGMNITSLLGEIALNPVDISGKATTPVTYDSNCLEEICGSCAMLINGKARMACSALVDKLEQPIQLAPLSKFPVVRDLAVDRSVLFENLKTVKAWVPIDGTYDLGSGPRQFPQVQEQRYPLSNCISCCCCMEVCPQFNVSTNFVGAATIAQAKLFNMDPAGAVLAEDRLRALAGDGGIQECGFAQNCVVACPKELPLTEAISDMGRDVFIQQVKDLVSR, via the coding sequence ATGCCCACTACCATCAAAGTCGAGATCAAGCGTCAGGCCAATCCCAATGCCCCTGCTGTCACCGAAACCTTCGAGGTTCCCTATCGCCCCGGCATGAACATTACCTCTCTGCTCGGCGAAATCGCGTTGAACCCCGTCGACATCAGCGGCAAGGCCACAACGCCCGTCACCTACGACTCCAATTGCCTTGAGGAGATCTGCGGTTCCTGCGCCATGCTCATCAACGGTAAGGCCCGCATGGCTTGTTCCGCTCTCGTCGACAAGCTGGAACAGCCCATCCAGCTCGCACCACTCTCGAAGTTCCCTGTCGTCCGCGACCTTGCCGTCGATCGCTCCGTCCTCTTTGAGAACCTCAAGACGGTTAAGGCTTGGGTTCCCATCGATGGCACGTACGACCTCGGTTCCGGGCCTCGCCAGTTCCCGCAGGTGCAGGAGCAGCGCTACCCGCTCTCCAACTGCATCAGCTGCTGCTGCTGCATGGAGGTCTGCCCCCAGTTCAACGTCTCCACCAATTTCGTCGGAGCCGCCACCATCGCTCAAGCGAAGCTCTTCAACATGGACCCCGCCGGAGCCGTCCTCGCCGAAGATCGCCTTCGTGCTCTCGCTGGAGATGGTGGCATTCAGGAATGCGGCTTCGCTCAGAACTGCGTCGTAGCCTGCCCCAAAGAACTCCCGCTCACTGAAGCCATCAGCGATATGGGCCGCGACGTCTTCATCCAGCAAGTCAAAGATCTCGTATCCCGATAG
- a CDS encoding acyltransferase family protein, giving the protein MKRENNFDILRLLLAAVVVLFHVGYISGASLFEPLPRYFSGHLAVEGFFAISGFLIFASYERSSSLRDYFIKRAARILPGYWLATALCLFIAFCYGSFHVVRFLFANLIFANFLAGSIPGVFASNPSTGMNGALWTIKIEVMFYILVPFIVWLCRRLNRDVVLWSLFVLSIIYRVAMADHNTLALQLPGQLSFFIIGALIHYHLSFFEANGKWFALGAALLWVVYVATGWFVFRPAAVATLTLWASLLLPVVKGPTRWGDFSYGIYVLHWPLIQVVVALGLYRTHPWAALTLTFLAIAVAAPLSWFFVEKPSLALAHSRRIKTQYPAVTPS; this is encoded by the coding sequence ATGAAACGAGAGAATAACTTCGATATTCTCCGCCTCTTGTTGGCTGCAGTCGTTGTTCTCTTCCATGTCGGCTACATCAGCGGAGCCAGCCTCTTTGAGCCGCTTCCCCGCTATTTCAGCGGCCACCTCGCTGTCGAAGGCTTCTTCGCCATCTCTGGCTTCCTCATCTTTGCCAGTTACGAGCGTTCTTCCTCCCTGCGCGACTATTTCATCAAACGCGCTGCTCGTATCCTCCCCGGCTACTGGCTGGCTACGGCTCTCTGCCTCTTCATTGCCTTCTGCTATGGCAGCTTTCACGTCGTCCGGTTCCTCTTCGCGAACCTCATCTTCGCCAACTTTCTTGCTGGATCGATCCCCGGCGTCTTCGCCTCCAATCCCAGCACCGGCATGAACGGCGCCCTCTGGACCATCAAGATCGAGGTCATGTTCTACATCCTCGTTCCCTTCATCGTCTGGCTCTGCCGCCGCCTCAACCGCGATGTCGTGCTGTGGTCGCTCTTTGTCCTGTCCATCATCTACCGAGTCGCGATGGCCGATCACAATACGCTCGCTCTCCAGCTTCCCGGCCAGCTTTCCTTCTTCATCATTGGAGCGCTCATCCATTACCATCTGAGCTTCTTTGAGGCCAATGGCAAGTGGTTCGCCCTTGGTGCCGCTCTACTCTGGGTCGTGTACGTCGCCACAGGATGGTTTGTCTTCCGTCCAGCGGCTGTCGCCACCCTTACCCTCTGGGCGAGTCTCCTGCTGCCCGTCGTCAAGGGCCCCACACGCTGGGGAGACTTCTCCTACGGCATCTATGTCCTGCACTGGCCCCTCATCCAGGTCGTCGTCGCCCTGGGGCTCTACCGCACCCATCCTTGGGCCGCGCTCACGCTCACATTTCTAGCCATCGCCGTAGCGGCTCCGCTCTCCTGGTTTTTCGTTGAGAAACCCTCACTCGCACTCGCACATTCACGACGGATCAAGACACAGTATCCCGCCGTCACCCCCAGCTAA
- the sdhA gene encoding succinate dehydrogenase flavoprotein subunit encodes MAAATPRIIVVGGGLAGLSAVIKIAEAGGKVDLFSIVPVKRSHSVCAQGGINSAKNLKGEGDSAWAHFDDTIYGGDFLANQTPVKQMCEQGPAIIDLLDRMGVPFNRTPEGLLDFRRFGGTLFHRTAFAGATTGQQLLYALDEQVRRYESEGKVTKYEGWEFLSAVLDSKGVCRGISAMDLRTMELRTFPADAIIICTGGNGAIFGKSTNSVVCTGSAQSALYQQGAYYANGEFIQVHPTAIPGEDKLRLMSESARGEGGRVWVPKDKNDKRAPQSIPESDRWYFLEEWYPKYGNLVPRDVATRAIFKVVYEHHMGIDGQPQVYLDVSHLPPERQHKLEGILEIYEKFVGDDPRKVPMRIFPGMHYTMGGLWVDFNQQTNIPGVFAAGEADYSIHGANRLGANSLLSCIYGGFVAGPQAMQYAKSLPAQEGDGGHAAEFQRQKEANNILLNNPGTENPFKIWRELGETMTKHATIIRYNTGLKEADEKIVELQQRYRNINLSDKSQWANTSFAFARQLYNMLELARVIVQGALLRDESRGAHYKPDFPDRNDEKFLKTTKASFVNDAPKFEFEDVDISHIKPRPRRYDATA; translated from the coding sequence ATGGCAGCAGCAACTCCAAGAATCATCGTCGTAGGCGGCGGACTCGCCGGCCTCTCCGCCGTCATCAAGATCGCCGAAGCGGGCGGCAAGGTTGACCTCTTCTCCATCGTCCCCGTCAAGCGCTCGCACTCCGTCTGCGCTCAGGGTGGCATCAACTCCGCCAAGAATCTCAAGGGCGAGGGCGATAGCGCCTGGGCTCACTTCGACGACACCATCTACGGCGGCGACTTCCTCGCCAACCAGACCCCCGTCAAGCAGATGTGCGAACAAGGTCCGGCCATCATCGACCTGCTCGATCGCATGGGTGTTCCTTTCAATCGCACCCCCGAAGGCCTGCTCGACTTCCGTCGCTTTGGTGGAACCCTCTTCCACCGCACCGCCTTCGCCGGAGCCACCACTGGCCAGCAGCTCCTCTACGCGCTCGACGAGCAGGTTCGCCGCTACGAGTCCGAGGGCAAGGTCACCAAGTACGAAGGCTGGGAGTTCCTCTCCGCCGTGCTCGACTCCAAAGGAGTCTGCCGCGGCATCAGCGCAATGGACCTCCGCACCATGGAGCTTCGCACCTTCCCCGCAGACGCCATCATCATCTGCACCGGCGGCAACGGAGCCATCTTCGGAAAGTCCACGAATTCAGTAGTTTGCACCGGATCAGCTCAATCAGCGCTTTATCAACAGGGCGCCTATTACGCGAACGGAGAGTTCATCCAGGTCCACCCCACCGCCATCCCCGGCGAAGACAAGCTCCGCCTCATGTCCGAATCGGCTCGCGGTGAGGGTGGCCGCGTATGGGTTCCCAAAGATAAGAACGACAAACGCGCCCCGCAGTCCATCCCCGAGAGCGACCGCTGGTACTTCCTTGAGGAGTGGTATCCCAAGTACGGCAACCTCGTCCCCCGTGACGTGGCCACCCGCGCCATCTTCAAGGTCGTCTACGAGCACCACATGGGAATCGACGGCCAGCCGCAGGTCTACCTCGATGTCTCCCACCTCCCGCCCGAGCGTCAGCATAAGCTCGAAGGCATCCTGGAGATCTACGAGAAGTTTGTCGGCGACGACCCGCGCAAGGTCCCGATGAGGATCTTCCCTGGAATGCACTACACCATGGGCGGCCTCTGGGTCGATTTCAACCAGCAGACCAACATCCCCGGCGTCTTCGCCGCTGGCGAGGCCGACTATTCCATCCACGGAGCTAACCGCCTCGGCGCGAACTCCCTGCTCTCCTGCATCTACGGCGGCTTCGTTGCCGGACCGCAGGCCATGCAGTATGCGAAGTCCCTTCCCGCGCAGGAAGGCGATGGTGGCCATGCCGCTGAATTCCAGCGTCAGAAGGAGGCCAACAATATCCTCCTCAACAACCCTGGCACTGAGAATCCCTTCAAGATCTGGCGCGAACTTGGCGAGACCATGACCAAGCACGCGACCATCATCCGTTATAACACTGGCCTTAAAGAGGCCGACGAGAAGATCGTCGAGCTCCAACAGCGTTATCGCAACATCAATCTCTCCGACAAGAGCCAATGGGCCAACACCAGCTTCGCCTTCGCCCGCCAACTCTACAACATGCTTGAGCTCGCCCGCGTTATCGTCCAGGGAGCGCTACTCCGCGACGAATCCCGTGGCGCGCACTACAAGCCTGACTTCCCGGACCGCAACGACGAGAAGTTCCTCAAGACCACCAAGGCCAGCTTCGTCAACGACGCCCCAAAGTTCGAGTTCGAGGACGTCGACATCAGCCACATCAAACCGCGTCCGCGCCGTTACGACGCCACGGCATAG